One segment of Comamonas thiooxydans DNA contains the following:
- the cls gene encoding cardiolipin synthase has translation MTWLLLTLHVLLIAGFGLRILLRRDMRPDVRLAWLMVIVLLPYVSCLLYYLFGEVALGRVPGRRRLNVREFCQTQGSALAPAPGSMPQARPAIPDQWLPAFRYASSINGFVPLPGHKAELMRDGAHARAQMLADMDAARHEINVLYYIWLDDGTGTDVAHALMRAAQRGVTCRAMVDGLGSRALTRSPLWQQMRQAGVHLAVALPISNLFKVMLTSRIDLRNHRKITLIDGRINYCGSQNCADEGFHIKARYAPWVDIMLRLQGPVVMQMQQAFASDWAQSDASLAPPAIEAEAGAAADGFHAVAIAEGPTERARSTPQLVASLLACAQREVVISTPYFVPDSTVLDALCAAALRQVQVTLILPARNDSWIVGAVSRSHYWRLLSAGVHIHEFRPGLLHAKTLCLDGSVSLIGSTNLDLRSFDLNFENNVLLHDEAITEAIRHRQQSYLHESDVVTLAQVHSAPWWKRIWDNLLGALSPLL, from the coding sequence ATGACCTGGCTGCTGCTGACTCTTCATGTATTGCTGATTGCCGGCTTCGGCCTGCGCATCCTGCTGCGCAGAGACATGCGGCCCGATGTGCGGCTGGCCTGGCTCATGGTCATCGTGCTGCTGCCCTATGTGAGCTGCCTGCTGTACTACCTGTTTGGGGAAGTAGCCCTGGGCCGTGTACCAGGCCGCAGAAGACTCAATGTGCGCGAGTTCTGCCAGACCCAGGGCAGCGCCCTTGCGCCCGCACCCGGCTCCATGCCGCAGGCACGGCCCGCCATTCCCGATCAATGGCTGCCGGCCTTCCGCTATGCCTCGTCCATCAACGGCTTTGTACCGCTGCCCGGCCATAAGGCCGAGCTGATGCGCGATGGCGCACATGCCCGTGCGCAGATGCTGGCCGACATGGATGCCGCACGCCACGAGATCAACGTGCTGTACTACATCTGGCTGGACGACGGGACCGGCACCGATGTGGCCCATGCCCTGATGCGTGCCGCGCAGCGCGGCGTAACCTGCCGGGCCATGGTCGACGGACTGGGATCGCGTGCCCTGACGCGCTCGCCACTGTGGCAGCAGATGCGGCAGGCCGGCGTGCACCTGGCGGTTGCCCTGCCCATCAGCAATCTGTTCAAGGTCATGCTGACCAGCCGCATCGACCTGCGCAACCACCGCAAGATCACGCTCATAGACGGCAGGATCAACTATTGCGGCAGCCAGAACTGCGCCGACGAGGGCTTTCACATCAAGGCACGCTATGCCCCCTGGGTGGACATCATGCTGCGCCTGCAGGGCCCCGTGGTCATGCAGATGCAGCAGGCTTTTGCCAGCGACTGGGCGCAGTCCGATGCGAGCCTTGCACCACCGGCTATCGAGGCCGAGGCCGGCGCTGCCGCCGACGGCTTCCATGCCGTTGCGATTGCCGAAGGGCCGACGGAAAGAGCACGCTCAACACCCCAGTTGGTTGCCAGCCTACTGGCCTGTGCTCAGCGCGAGGTCGTGATCTCCACCCCCTACTTCGTGCCCGACAGCACGGTGCTCGATGCCTTGTGCGCCGCCGCGCTGCGCCAGGTGCAGGTCACGCTGATCCTGCCCGCCCGCAATGACTCATGGATCGTCGGTGCCGTCAGCCGCAGCCATTACTGGCGGCTGCTGAGCGCCGGCGTCCATATCCACGAATTCCGCCCCGGCCTGCTGCATGCCAAGACCCTGTGTCTGGACGGATCGGTCAGCCTGATCGGCTCCACGAATCTGGATCTGCGCAGCTTTGACCTGAACTTCGAAAACAATGTATTGCTGCACGACGAAGCTATCACCGAGGCCATCCGGCATCGGCAACAGAGCTATCTGCACGAATCCGATGTGGTGACGCTGGCACAGGTGCATTCGGCACCCTGGTGGAAGCGCATCTGGGACAACCTGCTGGGCGCCCTGAGCCCGCTGCTGTAA
- a CDS encoding ammonium transporter produces MEMVPLTAIDKADTGWVMVASALVLLMTLPGIALFYAGLVRRKNVVNTMVAVFAVACVVTLTWFGLGYSLAFTADSPWLGNLGRAWFASLHLDGRRSVISVSHLAPHLPEAAYALFQAAFAIITTSLIVGAVVERMSFAALLVFAALWSVVVYAPVAHWVWESGGWLNQLGALDFAGGAVVHVNAGVAALVCAFMMGRRRGYGTEPFEPHSLGWTAMGTALLLFGWFGFNAGSALSADGRAALAFVVTLVAAAAAGLAWMVVEWLVRGAPTLLGLLSGMVGGLVAITPAAGFVQVGSAVWIGLIAGAVCFWGATWLKRRLGADDSLDVFGVHGVGGIAGSILTAVFADPLIAGTSATVLNQLIAVAAVAVYSGAATAGVLVLIRLLMPLRVDAVQEMEGLDISLHLERQH; encoded by the coding sequence ATGGAAATGGTGCCATTGACTGCCATCGACAAGGCAGATACCGGGTGGGTCATGGTTGCGTCGGCGCTGGTCCTGCTGATGACCTTGCCGGGCATCGCCCTGTTCTATGCGGGGCTGGTGCGGCGCAAGAATGTGGTCAACACCATGGTGGCCGTGTTCGCGGTGGCCTGTGTGGTGACCCTGACCTGGTTCGGTCTGGGCTACTCGCTCGCATTCACCGCCGATTCCCCCTGGCTCGGCAATCTGGGGCGCGCCTGGTTTGCATCCTTGCACCTTGATGGCCGGCGCAGCGTGATCTCGGTCAGCCACCTGGCGCCGCATCTGCCCGAAGCGGCCTATGCCCTGTTCCAGGCCGCATTCGCCATCATCACCACCTCGCTGATCGTGGGGGCCGTGGTAGAGCGCATGAGCTTTGCGGCTCTGCTGGTGTTTGCCGCGCTGTGGAGCGTGGTGGTCTATGCGCCCGTGGCCCACTGGGTGTGGGAGAGCGGGGGCTGGCTGAACCAGCTGGGCGCACTGGACTTTGCCGGCGGTGCCGTGGTGCATGTGAATGCGGGCGTGGCGGCACTGGTCTGTGCCTTCATGATGGGGCGCAGGCGCGGTTACGGAACCGAGCCATTCGAGCCGCACAGCCTGGGCTGGACGGCCATGGGCACGGCCTTGCTGCTGTTCGGCTGGTTCGGCTTCAACGCCGGATCGGCCCTGTCCGCCGATGGGCGCGCAGCGCTGGCCTTTGTGGTCACGCTCGTGGCGGCTGCGGCCGCCGGTCTGGCATGGATGGTGGTGGAGTGGCTGGTGCGCGGCGCTCCGACCTTGCTGGGCCTGCTCTCGGGCATGGTGGGCGGACTGGTGGCTATCACACCGGCCGCGGGCTTTGTGCAGGTGGGCAGTGCGGTGTGGATAGGCCTGATTGCGGGCGCCGTCTGTTTCTGGGGCGCAACCTGGCTCAAGCGCCGGCTGGGAGCCGACGACTCGCTCGATGTGTTCGGCGTGCATGGCGTGGGCGGCATTGCCGGCTCCATCCTCACGGCGGTGTTTGCCGATCCCCTGATCGCGGGCACGAGTGCCACGGTGCTGAATCAGCTGATTGCGGTGGCGGCGGTGGCTGTCTACAGCGGCGCTGCCACGGCCGGGGTGCTGGTGCTGATCCGTCTGCTGATGCCGTTGCGGGTGGATGCCGTGCAGGAAATGGAAGGCCTGGATATCAGCCTGCATCTGGAGCGTCAGCACTAG
- a CDS encoding glycerophosphodiester phosphodiesterase family protein, producing MPEPMSHTRHPVFALTLLAALALSACGGGDGPTPAPAPAPAPQFLTLDGKQPQVIAHRGYSGLYPEQTQMAYEKAIDAGADMIELDMHLSRDCQLVARHNAWLSDSTNVTEVAKINAYVAGRKRNTPGVLVNVKYPAIAANGPAQYLSDRIDPNNQKSVLQALVVDGEDHTGDWSISDFSLHELRTLFGGTTLDNRADRPSEWNGKLPLISAQDVIDIALAKGKAAGRTIAVYAETKNPYWNNQQAIANSCGTGEHPFEDAVMALLDRNNLNRKEAPIYIQSFDPDSLKYLRKVGMRAKGVQLIDGNDYNFRDGSVGYITADEWTFISGRPYSWTLAGDARTFAVMQTPAGLAEIKTYADGIGPWKPQVLAHSVAPYKDGAGLKDVNTLKDTGLIANAHKAGLVVHSFTFRSEASRLAGIFKGYPLQEYLAYYRLGIDGVFTDFTADGVKARDAYIAELKKQ from the coding sequence ATGCCCGAACCCATGTCCCATACCCGCCACCCCGTCTTTGCTCTGACCTTGCTTGCCGCCCTTGCCCTGAGCGCCTGTGGTGGCGGAGACGGCCCGACACCTGCGCCTGCGCCTGCGCCTGCGCCGCAGTTTCTGACGCTGGACGGCAAGCAGCCCCAGGTCATCGCCCACCGCGGCTATTCGGGGCTGTACCCCGAGCAGACACAGATGGCGTATGAGAAAGCCATCGATGCCGGTGCCGACATGATCGAGCTGGACATGCACCTGAGCCGCGACTGCCAGCTGGTGGCACGCCACAACGCCTGGCTCAGCGACAGCACCAATGTCACCGAGGTCGCCAAGATCAATGCCTATGTGGCGGGCCGCAAGCGCAACACGCCCGGCGTGCTGGTCAACGTCAAGTACCCGGCCATTGCCGCCAACGGCCCCGCGCAATACCTGAGCGACCGCATCGACCCAAACAATCAGAAGTCGGTGCTGCAGGCTCTGGTGGTCGACGGCGAGGACCACACCGGCGACTGGTCCATCTCGGACTTCAGCCTGCATGAGCTGCGCACGCTGTTTGGCGGCACCACGCTGGACAACCGCGCCGATCGCCCCAGCGAATGGAATGGCAAGCTGCCACTGATCAGCGCACAGGATGTGATCGATATCGCACTCGCCAAGGGCAAGGCGGCAGGCCGCACGATTGCCGTCTACGCCGAGACCAAGAACCCTTACTGGAACAACCAGCAAGCCATTGCCAACAGCTGCGGAACGGGTGAGCACCCCTTCGAAGACGCCGTGATGGCGCTGCTGGACAGGAACAATCTCAACCGCAAGGAAGCGCCCATCTACATCCAGAGCTTCGACCCCGACAGCCTGAAGTATCTGCGCAAGGTGGGCATGCGGGCCAAGGGGGTGCAGCTGATCGATGGCAACGACTACAACTTCAGGGACGGCTCCGTAGGCTATATCACCGCCGACGAATGGACCTTCATCAGCGGCCGCCCCTATAGCTGGACGCTGGCAGGCGATGCGCGCACCTTCGCGGTCATGCAGACGCCGGCAGGCCTGGCCGAGATCAAGACCTATGCCGACGGCATCGGCCCCTGGAAGCCCCAGGTGCTGGCCCATTCCGTCGCTCCCTACAAGGACGGAGCGGGCCTCAAGGACGTCAACACGCTCAAGGACACCGGCCTGATCGCCAATGCGCACAAGGCCGGTCTGGTGGTGCACAGCTTCACCTTCCGCAGCGAGGCCAGCCGGCTCGCGGGCATCTTCAAGGGCTACCCGCTGCAGGAATACCTGGCTTACTACCGCCTGGGCATTGACGGCGTGTTCACCGACTTCACGGCCGATGGCGTGAAGGCCCGCGATGCCTATATTGCCGAGCTGAAAAAGCAATAG
- the trpB gene encoding tryptophan synthase subunit beta: MTQNPQAMPDAQGFFGPYGGQLVPPELKQCMDEIAAAYEEIVKRQDFQDELAALFADYVGRPSPIFHARRLSDQLGGAQIHLKREDLNHTGAHKINHCLGEALLAKFMGKKKVIAETGAGQHGVALATACALVGIPCEIHMGQVDIEKEHPNVTKMRILGCNLVPVTRGAATLKEAVDSAFEVYLQDPVNTIYAIGSVVGPHPFPMMVRDFQSIVGREAREQFHTRHGKLPDHVAACVGGGSNAMGIFTAFLGDESVHLVGVEPAGEGVDKPGRHAATLSAGKPGEIHGMKCYVLENADGTPAAVHSIASGLDYPGVGPQHSYLKDIGRVDYQSVDDKECLDAFMTLSRVEGIIPALESAHAVAWAMREAPKLGKDQHILVNLSGRGDKDADYVARKLGL; the protein is encoded by the coding sequence ATGACCCAGAACCCCCAGGCCATGCCCGATGCGCAAGGCTTCTTCGGCCCCTACGGCGGCCAGCTCGTGCCGCCCGAGCTCAAGCAATGCATGGACGAGATTGCCGCTGCCTACGAGGAGATCGTCAAACGCCAGGACTTCCAGGACGAGCTGGCCGCGCTGTTTGCCGACTATGTGGGCCGGCCCAGCCCCATCTTTCACGCCAGGCGCCTGTCCGATCAATTGGGCGGCGCGCAGATCCATCTCAAGCGCGAGGATCTGAATCACACGGGGGCGCACAAGATCAACCACTGCCTGGGCGAGGCGCTGCTGGCCAAGTTCATGGGCAAGAAAAAAGTCATTGCCGAGACCGGCGCCGGCCAGCATGGCGTGGCCCTGGCCACGGCCTGTGCACTGGTGGGCATTCCCTGCGAGATTCACATGGGCCAGGTGGATATCGAGAAGGAGCACCCCAACGTCACCAAGATGCGCATCCTGGGCTGCAATCTGGTGCCCGTCACGCGCGGCGCGGCCACGCTGAAGGAGGCCGTGGACAGCGCCTTCGAGGTCTATCTGCAAGACCCCGTCAACACCATCTACGCGATTGGCTCGGTGGTCGGCCCCCACCCCTTTCCCATGATGGTGCGGGACTTCCAGTCCATCGTCGGTCGTGAGGCTCGCGAACAGTTCCATACCCGGCATGGCAAGCTGCCCGACCATGTGGCGGCCTGCGTGGGCGGGGGCAGCAATGCCATGGGCATCTTCACGGCCTTCCTGGGTGACGAGTCCGTGCATCTGGTGGGCGTGGAACCTGCCGGTGAGGGCGTGGACAAGCCCGGCCGCCATGCCGCCACGCTGTCGGCTGGCAAGCCCGGCGAGATTCACGGCATGAAGTGCTATGTGCTGGAGAACGCCGACGGCACACCGGCCGCCGTGCACAGCATTGCCTCGGGCCTGGACTACCCCGGCGTGGGCCCGCAGCACAGCTATCTCAAGGATATAGGCCGCGTGGACTACCAGTCCGTGGACGACAAGGAATGCCTGGATGCCTTCATGACGCTGTCGCGTGTGGAGGGCATCATCCCGGCTCTGGAAAGTGCGCACGCCGTGGCCTGGGCCATGCGCGAAGCGCCCAAGCTCGGCAAGGACCAGCATATTCTGGTCAACCTCTCGGGTCGCGGCGACAAGGATGCCGATTACGTCGCCAGGAAGCTGGGACTGTAA
- a CDS encoding DUF2868 domain-containing protein translates to MKASSVRDIVFAHALETAAPHEALPTAERCTAITQECLHAQGKTRGGGRAAFESFLQERAQRVIAAAQLPADIRAVVWQRAGISRWLVLAVMAAAFVLGFAGHAITDPHRVDLLSASLIGIVLWNLLVYVLLLLSWLRSLVRRRQTVIAPLEPEPGQGAAAQRTVAAPGGWLQKLQTKRWSVSRGTGLRKMALNFERNWWQVNQRPRHAQWLVCLHLGAAMLALGALTSLWLTGLTKAYQVGWESTFLSPSAVQTCLNMLFAPVQHLLGLAPWSLAQIQALQGWSAGDAADAGPRWVQLYSWLLGLMVVAPRLLLALWQGARVWWLSQHLALPLQQPYFQKLQRDWAGRATALLVQPYSLDITPEREAALRSHVAQSYGAGAQLALLPVLAYGSPLPDASAVDAQQVLLLNLAATPEAEIHGVLLAQVLNRWGAHTDVWLWAADFRVRNSGAPARVQEREQLWREFVRGAGLNATLVPGAGV, encoded by the coding sequence ATGAAAGCCAGCTCAGTCCGCGATATTGTCTTTGCCCACGCTCTGGAAACCGCCGCTCCGCACGAGGCGCTGCCCACGGCCGAGCGTTGCACTGCCATCACGCAGGAGTGCCTGCACGCCCAGGGCAAGACCAGGGGCGGCGGTCGTGCAGCGTTCGAGAGCTTTCTGCAGGAGCGGGCACAACGCGTGATCGCCGCAGCGCAGCTGCCTGCCGACATACGCGCCGTGGTCTGGCAGCGCGCCGGTATTTCACGCTGGTTGGTGCTGGCCGTGATGGCTGCGGCATTTGTGCTGGGCTTTGCGGGTCATGCGATCACGGACCCGCATCGTGTGGATCTGCTCTCCGCTTCCCTGATCGGCATCGTGCTGTGGAACCTGCTGGTCTATGTGCTGTTGCTGCTGTCCTGGCTGCGCAGTCTTGTTCGGCGCAGGCAAACAGTGATTGCACCGCTGGAGCCTGAGCCAGGTCAGGGCGCTGCGGCACAGCGGACCGTGGCAGCCCCCGGTGGCTGGCTGCAAAAACTGCAGACGAAAAGGTGGAGTGTTTCGCGCGGCACGGGGCTGCGCAAGATGGCGCTGAACTTCGAGCGCAACTGGTGGCAGGTCAACCAGAGACCGCGCCATGCGCAATGGCTTGTGTGCCTGCATCTGGGTGCGGCAATGCTGGCACTGGGTGCGCTGACATCGCTATGGCTCACCGGTCTCACCAAGGCTTATCAAGTGGGGTGGGAGAGCACTTTCCTCTCGCCGTCTGCCGTGCAGACCTGTCTGAACATGCTGTTTGCGCCGGTGCAGCATCTGCTGGGCCTGGCACCGTGGAGTCTGGCGCAGATCCAGGCACTGCAGGGCTGGTCGGCCGGTGATGCTGCAGATGCGGGGCCGCGCTGGGTGCAGCTCTACAGCTGGTTGCTAGGGTTGATGGTGGTGGCACCGCGTCTGCTGCTGGCGCTGTGGCAAGGTGCCAGGGTCTGGTGGTTGAGCCAGCATCTGGCATTGCCGCTGCAGCAGCCCTATTTCCAGAAGCTGCAGCGTGACTGGGCGGGGCGTGCAACGGCGCTGCTGGTGCAGCCCTACAGCCTGGACATCACGCCCGAGCGCGAAGCCGCCCTGCGCAGCCATGTGGCGCAGAGCTACGGCGCCGGGGCGCAGCTTGCGTTGCTGCCCGTGCTGGCCTATGGATCGCCCTTGCCGGACGCTTCGGCTGTTGACGCACAGCAGGTGCTGCTGCTCAATCTGGCTGCCACGCCCGAGGCGGAAATTCATGGAGTCCTGCTGGCGCAGGTATTGAACCGCTGGGGCGCGCATACCGATGTGTGGCTATGGGCGGCGGACTTTCGTGTGCGCAACAGCGGTGCCCCGGCGCGAGTGCAGGAGCGCGAACAGCTGTGGCGGGAATTTGTGCGTGGCGCGGGCCTGAACGCGACCCTGGTGCCCGGCGCAGGAGTGTGA